One window from the genome of Candidatus Binataceae bacterium encodes:
- a CDS encoding SDR family oxidoreductase produces the protein MQSKIALITGAGSGIGQAVAVALRQEGYATVLAGRRLDALEETARQGQGAAAPCLIVPTDVRDPAAVKTLFTRTKERFGRLDLLFNNAGVNASGFALEDLPFERWQAVVDTNLTGVFLCTQEAFKLMKAQQPRGGRIINNGSISAYSPRPNSAPYTATKHAVLGLTKVTSLDGRKYDIACGQIDIGNAQTAFTSRMAAGVPQANGTTMVEPTMALEHVTRAVLYMASLPLDANVEYLTVMATKMPFVGRG, from the coding sequence ATGCAGAGCAAAATTGCGCTGATAACGGGCGCGGGCAGCGGAATCGGGCAGGCAGTGGCCGTGGCCTTGCGCCAGGAGGGATATGCGACAGTTTTGGCCGGCCGCCGCCTCGATGCGTTGGAGGAAACCGCCCGCCAAGGCCAAGGCGCAGCGGCACCCTGCCTAATAGTCCCCACCGACGTGCGTGATCCGGCCGCAGTCAAAACCCTCTTCACGCGCACCAAGGAACGCTTCGGCCGGCTCGACCTGCTGTTCAACAACGCCGGCGTCAACGCCAGCGGCTTCGCCCTGGAGGACTTGCCCTTCGAGCGCTGGCAGGCGGTGGTCGATACCAACTTGACTGGAGTTTTCCTATGCACCCAGGAAGCCTTCAAGTTGATGAAAGCGCAGCAGCCCCGCGGCGGCCGCATCATCAACAACGGCTCGATTTCTGCTTACAGCCCACGCCCCAATTCGGCGCCCTACACCGCAACCAAGCACGCGGTGCTGGGTCTAACCAAGGTAACCTCGCTCGACGGCCGTAAATACGATATCGCCTGCGGGCAAATAGATATCGGCAACGCGCAAACCGCCTTCACTTCGCGCATGGCGGCTGGGGTGCCGCAAGCCAACGGCACCACCATGGTGGAACCGACGATGGCGTTGGAACACGTGACGCGCGCTGTGCTCTACATGGCCAGCCTGCCGCTGGACGCCAACGTCGAGTATCTCACCGTGATGGCCACCAAGATGCCGTTTGTTGGCCGCGGCTAA
- a CDS encoding iron-containing redox enzyme family protein: MALSGEAFVREIQRMVERKHSKDHPVIAAIEAGELSKKQLKGFIGQFYLYFPKPFPKPIAAMLGRCPEDPELEHMWIDNVMEEATGAGTKTGGHKDLYQRFAVACGYSEEELNAVAPLPETKAFLAWRELLINQRSWLELYAGQGFCLEGTAAPRMTRIVNGLVNHYGFDRKSRDIEYWTVHMSVDEEHMRVGPYAVAKYAVSDFDQERVRQAVQQTLDIFWLALDGVKRAFVDEDPLYADWRRTL; the protein is encoded by the coding sequence ATGGCACTTTCAGGTGAAGCGTTCGTTCGCGAAATTCAGCGCATGGTCGAGCGCAAACATTCTAAGGACCATCCGGTAATCGCGGCGATCGAGGCGGGCGAGTTGAGCAAAAAGCAGCTCAAGGGGTTTATCGGCCAGTTCTATCTCTACTTTCCCAAGCCCTTTCCCAAGCCGATCGCGGCGATGCTGGGGCGGTGCCCCGAGGACCCCGAGCTTGAGCACATGTGGATCGATAACGTGATGGAGGAAGCCACTGGGGCGGGCACCAAGACCGGCGGTCACAAGGATCTCTATCAGCGCTTCGCGGTGGCCTGCGGCTACAGCGAAGAGGAGCTGAATGCGGTTGCGCCGCTGCCCGAGACCAAGGCGTTCCTGGCGTGGCGCGAGCTGCTGATCAATCAGCGTTCCTGGCTGGAACTGTACGCGGGACAGGGCTTCTGCCTGGAGGGGACGGCGGCGCCGCGGATGACTCGAATCGTCAACGGCCTGGTCAACCATTACGGTTTCGATCGCAAGTCGCGCGACATCGAGTACTGGACCGTGCATATGAGCGTGGACGAGGAGCATATGCGCGTGGGTCCCTACGCCGTGGCCAAGTATGCGGTCAGCGATTTTGACCAGGAGCGGGTGCGGCAGGCCGTGCAGCAGACCCTGGATATCTTCTGGCTGGCGTTGGATGGGGTAAAACGGGCCTTCGTCGACGAGGATCCGCTTTATGCTGATTGGCGGCGGACCCTGTAG
- a CDS encoding inositol monophosphatase family protein has protein sequence MDELQAVALKAARAAGKIHLARFQHISIASKSNFLDLVTEADREAEARIIAIIGRAFPGHAILAEESGLNGTSSEHRWIIDPLDGTTNFAHGYPQFCVSIGYERRGKMELGVVYDASRKEMFVARRGGGATLNGAPIAVSNNRRLNQALLGTGFPYDRAQRRWFYLMFWETMMPLVHGIRRTGAAALDLSWVACGRLDGFWEFGLKPWDVAAGALIIREAGGRVTNLDGSPLDLAAGRILAANRYLHGAMRQALAGALPEAQRRQDANQPA, from the coding sequence GTGGATGAACTTCAAGCGGTAGCGCTCAAAGCCGCGCGGGCGGCGGGCAAAATCCACCTGGCCCGTTTCCAACACATCAGTATCGCCAGCAAAAGCAATTTTCTTGACCTGGTGACCGAGGCCGACCGCGAGGCCGAGGCACGGATCATCGCGATCATCGGGCGCGCCTTTCCCGGCCACGCGATCCTGGCCGAGGAAAGCGGCCTCAACGGCACCTCCAGCGAGCATCGCTGGATCATCGATCCGCTCGATGGGACTACCAATTTTGCTCACGGTTACCCTCAGTTCTGCGTTTCGATCGGTTATGAACGGCGCGGAAAAATGGAATTGGGCGTGGTCTATGATGCTAGCCGCAAGGAAATGTTCGTGGCCCGGCGCGGGGGTGGAGCTACCCTCAACGGTGCACCGATCGCGGTCAGCAACAATCGCCGGCTCAACCAAGCTCTGCTCGGCACCGGCTTTCCTTACGACCGAGCGCAACGGCGCTGGTTCTATCTGATGTTCTGGGAGACCATGATGCCATTGGTGCATGGCATCCGCCGCACTGGTGCTGCGGCGCTGGATTTGAGCTGGGTGGCATGCGGGCGGCTTGACGGCTTTTGGGAATTCGGCCTCAAGCCGTGGGACGTCGCCGCCGGCGCCCTGATTATTCGCGAAGCGGGCGGACGAGTGACTAACCTTGATGGCAGTCCGCTCGATCTGGCCGCAGGCCGCATCCTGGCCGCCAACCGCTATTTGCATGGTGCGATGCGGCAGGCCCTAGCTGGCGCCCTTCCTGAGGCGCAGCGGCGCCAGGACGCCAATCAGCCCGCGTGA
- a CDS encoding CoA transferase: MSDASLVPQPFGPLQGVRIVSSGTLIAQPFAAELAAEMGAEVIQVERPGTGDVGWRTIGIRLSSHEQAAVSTSWVQERRNIFCISADLSQARARELFLRLLARADIWMESSKPGTYAAWKLDDATVWQINPKLVITHVSGYGQTGHPAYIHRASYDIVGQAFGGMMYQTGFPDPAPPTRAAPWTADYITALFALWSTLAGLTYARSTGQGQAIDVAQFEAVHKTLGGTMVEYFQRGLVRERSGNRAQGFQPLDSFAAKDGWLVLGALSAVYDRLLSVIGLDPSDPKWQRARTDLESVEGIEFDAILRGFINERTLDEVVALMNEHQIPCSRVLSSADMAADAHYQARGVHQRWEDLQVGPVTGVGIAPHFSRTPGQIWRGSVPVGHDNELIYGRTLGVSEAELAELRRQGAI, encoded by the coding sequence ATGAGTGATGCCAGCTTGGTTCCGCAGCCCTTCGGACCGCTCCAGGGCGTTCGCATCGTGTCCTCGGGCACGCTGATTGCCCAGCCCTTTGCCGCCGAGTTGGCCGCCGAAATGGGGGCGGAAGTAATCCAAGTGGAACGCCCGGGCACGGGCGACGTGGGCTGGCGCACCATCGGCATCCGCCTTTCCTCGCATGAGCAGGCGGCGGTATCGACCAGCTGGGTCCAGGAGCGGCGTAACATTTTTTGCATCAGCGCCGACCTATCCCAAGCCCGCGCCCGCGAGCTTTTTTTACGCTTACTGGCGCGCGCTGACATTTGGATGGAAAGCTCCAAGCCTGGCACGTATGCGGCCTGGAAGCTGGATGACGCCACCGTCTGGCAGATTAATCCCAAGCTGGTCATAACCCATGTCTCCGGATACGGCCAGACCGGCCACCCAGCATATATCCACCGCGCCTCCTACGACATCGTGGGGCAAGCCTTCGGGGGTATGATGTACCAAACCGGCTTTCCCGACCCTGCTCCCCCCACCCGCGCCGCGCCCTGGACCGCTGATTATATCACAGCGTTATTCGCCTTGTGGTCGACTTTGGCGGGCCTGACCTACGCCCGCAGCACCGGCCAGGGACAGGCTATCGATGTCGCCCAGTTCGAAGCCGTGCACAAGACCCTGGGCGGTACCATGGTCGAATATTTCCAGCGGGGACTGGTGCGCGAGCGCTCGGGCAACCGCGCCCAAGGCTTCCAACCGCTGGATAGCTTTGCCGCTAAGGACGGCTGGCTGGTGCTGGGCGCGCTATCTGCCGTTTACGATCGGCTGCTGAGCGTAATCGGGCTGGACCCCAGCGATCCGAAATGGCAGCGGGCACGCACCGACCTGGAATCGGTGGAAGGAATCGAGTTCGACGCCATACTGCGCGGCTTCATCAATGAACGTACGCTGGACGAGGTCGTCGCACTGATGAATGAGCATCAGATCCCGTGCTCGCGCGTGCTCTCCAGCGCCGATATGGCCGCCGACGCCCATTATCAGGCGCGCGGAGTGCATCAGCGCTGGGAAGACTTGCAGGTAGGTCCGGTAACCGGGGTGGGAATCGCGCCGCACTTCTCCCGCACTCCCGGTCAGATCTGGCGCGGATCTGTACCGGTGGGCCACGACAATGAGCTGATTTACGGCCGGACCCTAGGAGTCAGCGAGGCGGAATTGGCGGAGCTGCGCCGTCAAGGCGCCATCTAG
- a CDS encoding dihydrodipicolinate synthase family protein, whose protein sequence is MSDAISGVIGACLTPFNAEGRVDYTALGREIDFLAADCDAISIAAVEAAEYTMLTSAERLELIRQGIALVARRKPVIAGASAPNPRAVLELADYGAKHGADLIQVLMPLRPWGPPPTTAELLRYFEQIAARTPLPIVVYHNPGPGTDPPLEAYLRIAELPPVRYFKESSRDVTKIGRLIAQLGLRGNVGYFTTMQPLLITLLLGGAGATMPPPGTRIAAAVVRAFRAGDLARASQWQRCFTLFPALFAAYGLPPVMKSALKHFGVDIGDPASPYDPVSPADHARIGKFFAALGVVDGGLPDNPQSEAAARALSQS, encoded by the coding sequence ATGAGCGACGCGATTAGTGGCGTTATTGGCGCTTGTCTGACTCCGTTCAATGCCGAGGGGCGGGTCGATTACACCGCGCTGGGGCGCGAGATCGATTTTTTGGCTGCCGACTGCGACGCGATCTCGATCGCGGCGGTGGAAGCCGCCGAGTACACCATGCTCACTTCCGCCGAGCGCTTGGAGCTGATTCGCCAGGGTATCGCGCTGGTGGCGCGGCGCAAGCCGGTGATCGCGGGAGCTTCGGCGCCTAACCCACGGGCGGTGCTGGAGCTGGCGGATTACGGGGCCAAGCATGGTGCCGACCTGATCCAGGTCCTGATGCCGTTGCGGCCATGGGGACCGCCCCCGACCACGGCGGAGTTACTGCGCTACTTCGAGCAGATCGCCGCTCGCACACCGCTGCCCATTGTGGTTTATCACAATCCCGGCCCCGGCACGGATCCGCCGCTGGAGGCCTACCTGCGCATCGCCGAGTTGCCGCCGGTGCGCTATTTCAAGGAAAGCTCGCGCGACGTGACCAAGATCGGCCGGCTTATCGCCCAGCTGGGGCTGCGCGGCAACGTAGGTTACTTCACTACCATGCAGCCCCTGCTGATAACGCTGCTCCTGGGCGGGGCCGGAGCGACGATGCCGCCGCCGGGCACCCGGATCGCGGCCGCCGTGGTGCGCGCCTTCCGCGCCGGCGATTTGGCGCGGGCCAGCCAATGGCAGCGCTGTTTCACCCTCTTCCCGGCTCTTTTTGCCGCCTACGGATTGCCGCCGGTGATGAAATCCGCCCTCAAGCACTTCGGGGTCGATATCGGCGACCCAGCTTCGCCCTATGACCCGGTATCGCCCGCGGATCATGCTCGCATCGGGAAATTCTTTGCGGCGCTGGGAGTAGTCGATGGGGGTTTGCCGGACAATCCTCAAAGCGAGGCGGCGGCGCGCGCCCTGAGTCAGAGCTAG
- a CDS encoding hydroxyacid dehydrogenase gives MGEYKKKLLVPDTIHRAGWELLKSRPDIEVVAFSNEMSKSEFHALLGDADAVALALTHMMAPEIAAAPQLKAVGRIGVGYDGVDVSALTARRIPLLVTGTANSVSVAEHTLYFMLELVKRGRLMDQITRMGNWRERYANPPRELYGSTVLIVGFGRIGTRVAARCRAMEMTVLVYDPYVAAEKIATAGCEPMTDLDQALPRADFVTIHCPKNADTVGLFDAPRLARMKRTAYLINTARGGIIDERALYAALAEGGLGGAALDVFEREPTPQDDPLLTLERLIVSPHAAGVTAEALERMSVTTIRNLLSVLDGHPERENVVNPEVLD, from the coding sequence ATGGGCGAGTACAAAAAAAAGCTTCTGGTTCCCGATACCATCCATCGTGCCGGTTGGGAGCTGCTCAAGAGCCGGCCGGATATCGAGGTTGTGGCCTTCAGCAACGAGATGTCCAAGAGCGAGTTTCATGCCTTGCTCGGCGATGCCGACGCGGTGGCGCTGGCGCTGACCCACATGATGGCGCCCGAAATCGCCGCGGCTCCGCAGCTTAAGGCGGTGGGACGAATTGGGGTGGGTTATGACGGGGTGGACGTGAGCGCGCTGACTGCCCGGCGCATCCCGCTGCTGGTAACCGGCACCGCCAATTCGGTTTCGGTGGCCGAGCACACGCTGTACTTCATGCTGGAGCTGGTCAAGCGCGGCCGCCTGATGGATCAGATCACGCGGATGGGTAACTGGCGCGAGCGCTACGCCAATCCGCCGCGCGAGCTGTACGGGAGCACCGTGTTGATCGTCGGTTTTGGACGAATCGGCACACGAGTGGCGGCGCGCTGCCGCGCGATGGAAATGACCGTCCTGGTTTATGATCCTTACGTCGCGGCGGAGAAAATCGCGACAGCCGGCTGCGAGCCGATGACCGACCTCGACCAAGCCTTGCCGCGTGCCGACTTTGTAACCATTCATTGCCCCAAGAATGCGGACACCGTGGGGCTGTTCGATGCCCCTCGCTTAGCCCGGATGAAGCGCACTGCGTACCTGATCAACACCGCTCGCGGTGGCATCATCGACGAGCGCGCGCTGTATGCGGCCTTGGCCGAGGGCGGGCTGGGCGGCGCCGCGCTGGACGTCTTCGAACGCGAGCCTACCCCGCAGGACGATCCGCTGCTGACCCTGGAGCGCCTCATTGTCAGCCCTCACGCTGCCGGTGTGACGGCCGAGGCGCTGGAGCGGATGAGCGTGACGACCATCCGCAATCTGTTAAGCGTGCTCGACGGCCATCCGGAGCGCGAAAACGTGGTTAATCCCGAAGTGCTGGACTGA
- a CDS encoding protein kinase encodes MIAPNTVIGSRYRVIRELGGGGMKVVYLAEDLRLAARPCALAEMIDTLPNPEAQRQAEAAFAREADMLAELKHEHIPTVFDRFSEQNRHYLVMEYVEGETLEQRLKRTGGKLAPEEMVPVALQILDTLEYLHSRNPPVIYRDLKPSNIMITPGGMVKLIDFGIARHFQPQSSATMIGTQGYAPPEQYRGKVETRSDLYALGATLHHALSGRDPTTEPPFSYPPLRNLRPDLSPALADLVSAALAYDVEHRIPNTGEFRHRLLTASGALPAGSEKAQLQLPLTTSAPVPGAAAGPTLLSQVAETPCPNCARPIPIDSRFCSYCAADLRRVLGPSQVVSTEAETIRLSPDHIVRSGTMARRAGDSRPNTRVMKLVLLAAVLAFVVIRLLMYLSAVAPAAGRADSEPAAVPDFGAPDDSVGASARLASQAMLRLLLSQSYPGVSFQLHGDTITLWGNVPSEEARQMVEDEASALTGASNIEDHLKIAD; translated from the coding sequence ATGATCGCTCCCAACACGGTCATTGGCAGCCGCTACCGGGTAATCCGCGAGTTGGGGGGCGGTGGGATGAAGGTGGTCTACCTTGCCGAGGACTTGCGTCTGGCCGCGCGCCCCTGCGCCTTGGCCGAGATGATCGATACCCTGCCTAACCCCGAGGCGCAACGCCAAGCCGAAGCCGCTTTCGCCCGTGAGGCGGATATGTTGGCCGAGCTCAAACACGAGCATATCCCCACCGTTTTCGATCGCTTCAGCGAGCAAAATCGCCATTATCTGGTGATGGAGTATGTGGAGGGCGAGACACTAGAGCAGCGCCTCAAGCGCACGGGCGGCAAGCTTGCACCGGAGGAGATGGTGCCGGTGGCGCTGCAAATCCTCGACACCTTGGAGTATTTGCACTCGCGCAACCCTCCGGTGATCTACCGCGACCTCAAACCCTCCAACATCATGATCACGCCCGGCGGGATGGTGAAGCTGATCGATTTCGGCATCGCTCGCCATTTTCAGCCCCAAAGCAGTGCTACCATGATAGGTACCCAGGGCTATGCGCCGCCCGAGCAGTATCGCGGCAAGGTCGAGACTCGCTCGGACCTCTACGCGTTGGGCGCCACTCTTCATCACGCGCTCTCGGGCCGCGACCCTACTACCGAGCCGCCTTTCAGTTATCCGCCTCTGCGCAATCTGCGACCCGATCTGAGTCCGGCGCTGGCCGACCTGGTAAGCGCGGCGCTGGCCTACGACGTCGAGCATCGGATTCCCAATACCGGTGAATTTCGCCATCGCCTGCTCACCGCCAGTGGCGCACTGCCGGCTGGCAGTGAAAAGGCTCAACTCCAGCTGCCGCTGACTACCAGCGCGCCGGTACCGGGGGCTGCCGCGGGACCCACGCTGCTGAGCCAGGTGGCCGAGACGCCGTGTCCTAATTGCGCCCGGCCCATTCCTATCGATTCGCGCTTCTGTAGCTACTGCGCGGCCGATTTGCGCCGCGTGCTGGGCCCCAGCCAAGTGGTGAGCACCGAAGCGGAAACCATTCGTCTTTCCCCCGACCACATCGTGCGCTCGGGGACAATGGCGCGACGAGCGGGAGATAGCCGGCCAAACACGCGGGTCATGAAATTGGTCCTGCTGGCGGCAGTGCTGGCCTTTGTGGTGATTCGCCTGCTGATGTATCTGTCGGCGGTGGCGCCGGCCGCAGGGCGCGCCGACTCCGAGCCCGCGGCGGTGCCCGACTTCGGCGCTCCCGACGATTCGGTTGGTGCCAGTGCCAGGCTGGCTTCGCAAGCGATGCTGCGGCTGCTGCTCAGCCAGAGTTACCCGGGGGTCAGCTTCCAGCTCCATGGCGACACCATCACGCTGTGGGGCAACGTGCCCAGCGAAGAGGCGCGTCAGATGGTGGAAGACGAGGCCTCGGCACTGACTGGCGCCAGCAACATCGAAGATCACCTCAAAATTGCCGACTGA
- a CDS encoding FHA domain-containing protein: MDAFINRRELTFKALAGLAGGALGWLPVELVNHGYDLTQRQTTGMAVANLIAMAVLSGLIGGFINAAQNQELALTPQMQRRFLIGFGICALLSLPATYYSNRAFSYILTAGGWGVGHAGSMVYLIAARLTGWTLMGLMLGLGVGIATFVAGNLLKGAAGGWVGGFIGGIAFDAIGALTHAGLLSRLFGLSAIGLAIGLFIGLVQELTKVAWLRVEDGRLRGREYRLDKGMAFLGRAEECEIGLFGDSAVAPQHAQISRRGSEYILKDLTRNPGTLVNGQRIESKVLAAGDLIQIGNYALRFNLRTVSAPALAQPYVAPSASSVVATPPAAHNPTPSLAAAQANGGARLINSIGQSLVLRPDAPTRLGRALDNDLVVADQSVSRHHATISWQNGGYYLQDLGSQNGTYVGGQRVNQALLVDGARVKLGDAEFDFRV; this comes from the coding sequence ATGGATGCCTTCATAAACCGCCGGGAACTAACATTCAAGGCTTTGGCCGGCTTGGCCGGCGGTGCGTTGGGCTGGCTCCCGGTGGAGCTGGTCAATCACGGCTACGATCTGACGCAACGCCAGACCACAGGCATGGCGGTCGCCAACTTGATCGCGATGGCGGTGCTGTCGGGCCTGATCGGGGGCTTTATCAACGCTGCCCAGAATCAGGAGCTGGCACTCACGCCGCAAATGCAGCGCCGCTTCCTAATCGGCTTTGGAATTTGCGCCCTCCTCTCCTTGCCCGCGACCTATTATTCCAATCGTGCCTTCAGCTACATTCTGACGGCCGGCGGCTGGGGGGTGGGACACGCCGGCTCGATGGTCTACCTCATCGCCGCTCGCCTAACCGGCTGGACCCTGATGGGGCTGATGCTGGGGTTGGGCGTGGGAATCGCCACTTTCGTTGCCGGTAATCTGCTCAAGGGAGCGGCTGGCGGTTGGGTAGGCGGTTTTATCGGAGGGATCGCTTTTGACGCGATTGGAGCCCTGACTCATGCCGGCCTGCTGTCGCGCCTGTTTGGCCTGAGCGCGATTGGACTTGCGATCGGCTTGTTTATCGGGCTGGTCCAGGAACTGACCAAGGTGGCCTGGTTGCGAGTCGAGGATGGGCGCCTGCGGGGACGAGAATACCGACTGGATAAGGGAATGGCCTTTTTAGGCCGCGCCGAAGAGTGCGAAATCGGCTTGTTCGGCGATAGCGCGGTTGCCCCACAGCACGCCCAGATCAGCCGCCGGGGCAGCGAATATATCCTCAAGGATCTCACCCGCAATCCGGGGACGCTGGTCAATGGTCAACGGATCGAAAGCAAGGTGCTGGCGGCCGGCGATTTAATCCAGATCGGCAACTATGCGCTGCGCTTTAATTTGCGTACCGTCAGCGCGCCCGCGCTGGCTCAGCCCTACGTTGCGCCGTCAGCGTCGAGCGTGGTCGCCACGCCGCCGGCCGCCCATAATCCGACGCCCTCGTTGGCTGCGGCGCAGGCCAACGGCGGCGCACGCCTGATCAATTCGATCGGGCAGTCGTTGGTACTGCGTCCAGACGCTCCTACTCGCTTGGGCCGGGCGTTGGATAACGATTTAGTCGTGGCCGATCAGTCGGTATCGCGCCATCACGCGACGATTAGCTGGCAAAACGGCGGCTATTATCTGCAGGATCTGGGTAGTCAAAACGGAACTTATGTGGGCGGCCAGAGAGTCAACCAGGCGCTTTTGGTGGATGGCGCGCGGGTTAAGCTGGGCGATGCCGAATTCGACTTCCGAGTTTGA